The Humulus lupulus chromosome 3, drHumLupu1.1, whole genome shotgun sequence genome window below encodes:
- the LOC133821267 gene encoding uncharacterized protein LOC133821267 — MADVIAQSHGGDGGGCDPPRGPSDIPADCERAPPSKRGRHKGLNTREKREQLGRPLPLEWDVRGRTYKEIGEYISNFSRELGLLVRQYTDPDCPQWSKVPNASKERILAHLEDDLFDIGRTRYGEGHMSGILRGIDTSCAKKYSDWKYDIK; from the exons atggctgatgttattgctcaatctcacgggggtgatggtggaggatgcgatcctccacgtggaccgtcagatatcccagctgattgtgaacgag cgcctccaagtaaacgtggacgccataagggattgaacacgcgggaaaagagggaacagttggggcgtcctctccctctcgagtgggatgtgcgggggagaacatataaagagatcggagagtacatctcaaatttctcaagagagcttggattacttgttcgacagtacacagatccggactgtcctcaatggtcaaaagtaccaaatgcctcgaaagaaagaatacttgcacatttggaa gatgatttgtttgatattgggcgtactagatatggagaagggcatatgtctgggatcttgagaggcattgatacttcgtgtgctaaaaagtattctgactggaagtacgatattaaatag